CCGCAGCAGGTTCGCGAGGCGGCCGGACAGCAGGCCGACGCCTCCGTCGACGACCAGGCCGATCAGGACGAGCGTGACGCCCAGCACGAGCAGCTGCAGCATCGGGTGCCCCATGGAGGGGTTCACGAACTGCGGCAGGAAGGCGATGTTGAAGAGGATCACCTTGGGGTTCAGCAGGTTCGTGACGACGCCCTGCCAGAACGCGCGGAGCCGCCCCGGGCCGACGGGGGCCGCGCCCTCCTCGCCGGTTTCGCCGCGGTCCCGGAACGACTTGACGGCGAGGAAGAGGAGGTAGGCGGCGCCCGCCCAGCGCAGCACGTGGTACAGCGCTGGCAGCGCCGTGAACAGGGCCGAGAGGCCGAGCGTCGCCGCGACGGCGTGCGTCAGGGCGCCGGTGGCGACGCCCGCCGCCGCCATGAGGCCCGTGACCGGGCCGCCGCGCCCGCCCATCGCGACGATGAACATCATGTCGGGTCCGGGGGTGACGCAGAGCGCCAGGGCGGCGACAACGAACGCCGCATAAAGGGAGGTGTCAACCATGCCGAAATCATGCGGCAGGAGGCCGCCGCCCCGCGAGCGCAATACGCGCCCGCGGCCGCGTCACCGGGCGGGCGGCAGGCGGAGGTCAGGCGGCCGGGGGCGGCTGGGCCTCGACCGTCAGGGCCTCGTGGTCGAACGACAGGTACCCGGCGATCTTCCCCGCGTCCTCCAGGGGGCTCTCGTACGACCAGGCGGCGTCCTCGGCGCCGGCCAGCGACCAGTACGTCGCCTCGCCCTTGTAGGGGCAGAACGTCCGCTTCTCGCCGCGGGTCAGCAGGTCGCGGCGGACGTCCTCGGCCGGGATGTAGTAGCGGTTGGGCAGCCCCGTCTCCGAGAGCAGCATCGGCCGCCCCGTCTCGGCGACCACCTCGCCGCCGAGCAGCACCCGCACGCGCCGCGACGTGGCGCGGACGTCGACGCGGTGGAACGGGTCGCGCAGATGGCCGTGGACCTCCTCGTCCTCGTCGAACCAGGCGTCCATACGGCCCC
The sequence above is a segment of the Actinomadura coerulea genome. Coding sequences within it:
- a CDS encoding LysE family translocator; the encoded protein is MVDTSLYAAFVVAALALCVTPGPDMMFIVAMGGRGGPVTGLMAAAGVATGALTHAVAATLGLSALFTALPALYHVLRWAGAAYLLFLAVKSFRDRGETGEEGAAPVGPGRLRAFWQGVVTNLLNPKVILFNIAFLPQFVNPSMGHPMLQLLVLGVTLVLIGLVVDGGVGLLSGRLANLLRRSRRVARGLNIFSGTVFTGLAVRLMAVPK
- a CDS encoding DUF427 domain-containing protein encodes the protein MSLTKQPGPLAGSPGDEVNFTIDGPAHRLFMHEFPRRVRARFAGETVLDTERGRLLHETGLLPVLYVPEEDVRTDLLEKTAHSTHCPFKGDAAYWTVRVGDRAAENAVWGYPEPKPEAAWLRGHMAFYWGRMDAWFDEDEEVHGHLRDPFHRVDVRATSRRVRVLLGGEVVAETGRPMLLSETGLPNRYYIPAEDVRRDLLTRGEKRTFCPYKGEATYWSLAGAEDAAWSYESPLEDAGKIAGYLSFDHEALTVEAQPPPAA